A single Pseudomonadota bacterium DNA region contains:
- a CDS encoding tetratricopeptide repeat protein, giving the protein MNNPEKQSEQSENEEKSAARLEYEAGKEQMKDNNYALAANSFHNALIGFEQENDENGIANAANMLGDICAGKGDTEMALQHYDRAYRICEKHADRFSLFDIEKKRAKLMHDAGRYDKAIELYLDVLDEYSALVNPKGSVETLEILAEIYRKKGDLEKAADSYRMAASIHKNFKHTRHAQALLDKAAALEK; this is encoded by the coding sequence ATGAATAATCCGGAAAAGCAGAGCGAACAATCTGAAAATGAGGAAAAAAGCGCCGCCCGGCTTGAATATGAAGCCGGCAAAGAGCAGATGAAGGACAACAACTACGCCCTTGCCGCAAACTCCTTCCACAATGCCCTGATCGGTTTCGAACAGGAGAATGACGAGAACGGGATCGCCAATGCCGCAAACATGCTTGGTGATATCTGTGCCGGAAAAGGCGACACCGAAATGGCCCTCCAGCATTACGACCGGGCCTACCGGATTTGTGAGAAACATGCCGATCGTTTCAGTCTTTTCGACATCGAGAAGAAAAGGGCCAAACTGATGCACGACGCTGGCAGATATGACAAGGCGATAGAATTATACCTGGATGTGCTTGATGAATACAGCGCCCTCGTCAACCCGAAAGGGTCGGTGGAAACCCTGGAAATCCTCGCCGAAATATACCGCAAAAAAGGCGACCTGGAAAAAGCGGCCGATTCATACCGAATGGCAGCTTCGATTCATAAGAACTTCAAACACACCAGACACGCCCAGGCCCTGCTCGACAAAGCTGCCGCACTTGAGAAATAA
- a CDS encoding FAD-dependent oxidoreductase has translation MNSRVLIIGGVAAGPKTACRLKRVLPEADITIIDQDNLISYGGCGIPYYVSGDVSDEKELRNTSFHMTRDEAFFLNAKGVNVLTRTKALSIDRINRKVNVLRLDSGTEENLSFDKLVLCTGASPVILPIPGAELDGVFTISDLHKAIAIKDRLAKGQIGKAVIIGGGAIGVEMAESFADLWGVETTLIEFMPILLPNILDPVFSAMLATHLRQHGVNVFTGEGVRAIEADNNGRACRVITDARTVDADIVIMAAGVRPRSDLAREAGLLVSPRGGIIVNNRLQTSDPDIYAAGDCIETTHLLSGKKCHAPMGSLANRQGRIVADNLAGIPSQFNGWGSSFILKAFDICVGATGLNLAAARAEGFAADAVITAQSDRAHFFPEQSVIPLQMIFDRQSRRILGLQGFGPMGDAVLARIDAAAALIARGGTIDDCSQLDLAYAPPFATALDALNATANVADNKACNRLRTVSIEDYMAWMTDPGTHPDWLALDIRHPNESSVFVNNFSNIWRALPYIEIRSRFNDLPKEKTLIIICDAGTRSYEVQCFLDHHGFDSLVLGGGFNCIRRIGAEWWPAG, from the coding sequence ATGAACAGCAGAGTTCTTATTATTGGTGGAGTTGCTGCAGGGCCCAAAACCGCCTGCCGTCTGAAAAGAGTGCTGCCTGAAGCTGATATTACAATCATCGATCAGGACAACCTCATCTCATATGGAGGTTGCGGCATACCTTATTATGTTTCCGGCGATGTTTCGGATGAAAAAGAACTTCGCAACACCAGTTTTCACATGACCAGGGATGAGGCGTTTTTTCTGAATGCCAAAGGGGTCAATGTCCTGACCCGAACGAAAGCGCTCTCCATCGACAGAATAAACCGTAAAGTAAACGTCTTGCGACTCGACTCCGGCACCGAGGAAAATCTCTCCTTTGACAAACTCGTCCTTTGTACCGGAGCCAGTCCCGTCATCCTTCCTATCCCAGGAGCTGAACTGGACGGGGTGTTCACAATCAGCGACCTCCACAAAGCCATCGCTATCAAGGATCGTCTTGCCAAAGGGCAGATCGGTAAGGCCGTTATTATCGGCGGCGGAGCAATCGGGGTGGAAATGGCTGAGTCTTTTGCCGATCTCTGGGGAGTGGAGACAACCCTCATTGAATTCATGCCGATTCTCCTCCCCAACATTCTTGACCCCGTATTTTCTGCGATGCTGGCAACCCATTTGCGGCAACATGGAGTGAATGTCTTCACCGGAGAAGGAGTTCGTGCCATCGAAGCCGATAACAACGGCAGAGCCTGCAGGGTAATCACCGATGCCAGAACCGTTGACGCCGACATCGTTATTATGGCCGCCGGAGTGAGGCCGCGAAGCGATCTGGCCCGGGAAGCAGGCCTCCTGGTTTCTCCCCGGGGCGGGATCATCGTCAACAACCGTCTCCAGACTTCCGATCCGGATATTTATGCGGCAGGCGACTGCATTGAAACAACCCACCTTCTTTCCGGGAAAAAATGCCACGCCCCGATGGGTTCCCTTGCCAATCGACAGGGACGGATTGTGGCGGACAATCTGGCCGGGATCCCCTCTCAATTCAATGGCTGGGGAAGCAGTTTTATCCTGAAGGCCTTCGATATCTGCGTTGGGGCAACCGGTCTCAATCTCGCTGCAGCCAGAGCTGAAGGGTTCGCCGCAGATGCGGTGATAACCGCCCAGTCCGATCGGGCCCATTTCTTTCCCGAACAATCGGTCATTCCCCTGCAGATGATTTTTGACAGGCAGAGCCGCAGAATTCTCGGTCTTCAGGGGTTCGGTCCGATGGGAGATGCCGTCCTGGCCCGGATTGATGCTGCGGCCGCACTCATCGCAAGGGGTGGAACAATCGATGATTGCAGCCAGCTGGATCTTGCCTACGCTCCACCATTCGCCACTGCCCTTGATGCCTTGAATGCCACCGCAAACGTCGCCGACAACAAGGCCTGCAACAGACTCAGAACAGTCTCGATTGAAGACTACATGGCCTGGATGACCGACCCGGGAACACACCCGGACTGGCTTGCTCTCGACATCCGCCACCCAAACGAGTCCTCTGTTTTTGTTAATAATTTCAGCAACATATGGAGAGCTCTACCATATATTGAGATCAGAAGCAGGTTCAACGACCTCCCCAAAGAAAAGACGCTGATCATCATCTGTGACGCCGGAACCCGTTCATACGAAGTCCAGTGTTTCCTCGACCACCACGGATTTGACAGTCTGGTTCTTGGTGGAGGTTTTAACTGTATAAGAAGGATAGGTGCCGAATGGTGGCCCGCCGGCTGA
- a CDS encoding HEAT repeat domain-containing protein, producing MAKGANIKVLPWCPFCGQNVDKPQEPLQRKMDEFTTGTCQCGAVYTCDPTGFNVGAAMVECLVHACNDNWDLAWELMPDDDYLSGRLDKYDEQTHQVVELGNLDGRKIKGVLYFIRLSKDYAELVQKLDLEKKDKDSRTLPVSNLNIPEMEPKRDPKRKRRKADKKQVAELADQQDIDTLVDLAFDDLKTLRYLQRLLYSPDEKKRWEYAHLIGQVCRRLSTRKPGAVSDMLHRMYEACSDSAATHWGLLETVGAIIAARSDIYGGFTRHLLMFRGTDDSRATVLWALGEIAATRPDLVRNTPFYSLFSFVEHPDPLTRGQAIRLFGRILAEETRSGIEKLLDDETVITIYEGGEPRSYSISGLAREALSKIDNQRVTADE from the coding sequence ATGGCTAAAGGCGCCAACATAAAGGTCCTCCCGTGGTGTCCATTCTGCGGACAGAACGTTGACAAACCGCAGGAGCCCTTGCAGAGAAAGATGGACGAGTTCACCACCGGCACCTGTCAGTGCGGGGCAGTCTACACCTGCGATCCCACCGGTTTCAATGTCGGCGCGGCCATGGTCGAATGCCTGGTTCATGCCTGCAATGACAACTGGGACCTTGCCTGGGAATTGATGCCGGATGATGATTACCTCTCGGGACGCCTGGACAAATATGATGAACAGACCCACCAGGTAGTCGAACTCGGCAATCTGGACGGCAGGAAGATCAAAGGGGTTCTCTATTTTATCCGACTGAGCAAAGATTATGCAGAACTTGTCCAAAAACTCGACCTGGAAAAAAAAGACAAAGACAGCCGAACACTTCCGGTTTCAAATTTGAATATTCCGGAGATGGAGCCAAAGCGGGATCCTAAAAGGAAACGGCGGAAGGCCGACAAAAAACAGGTGGCGGAACTTGCCGACCAACAAGACATTGACACCCTTGTCGATCTGGCCTTTGACGACCTGAAAACCCTGCGTTACCTGCAGCGCCTCCTCTACAGTCCCGACGAAAAAAAACGCTGGGAATACGCGCATCTCATCGGCCAGGTCTGCCGGCGATTGTCTACCCGCAAACCCGGAGCGGTCAGCGACATGCTCCATCGAATGTATGAAGCGTGTTCCGATTCGGCCGCGACCCACTGGGGGCTCCTTGAAACCGTTGGGGCGATCATTGCAGCCCGCTCGGACATATATGGCGGCTTTACCCGTCACCTGCTGATGTTCAGAGGCACCGACGATTCAAGGGCCACCGTTTTATGGGCCCTTGGCGAGATCGCGGCAACCAGGCCGGACCTGGTCCGCAACACTCCATTTTACAGCCTGTTCTCTTTCGTTGAACATCCCGATCCTCTAACCAGGGGGCAGGCGATCAGACTTTTCGGCAGAATTCTTGCGGAAGAAACCCGCAGCGGAATAGAGAAACTCCTTGATGACGAGACGGTCATCACCATCTACGAGGGAGGTGAGCCCCGGAGTTATTCCATCTCGGGCCTTGCCAGGGAAGCATTATCTAAAATCGACAACCAGAGAGTGACAGCAGATGAATAA
- a CDS encoding dissimilatory sulfite reductase D family protein yields the protein MALNNDELKAAILDKAMTAPKAQLYVKDFYACDPDAKPRAVKNAANDLVKEGKMVFWSSGSTTMYCAKGRAKDEEARDAAEESK from the coding sequence ATGGCTCTCAATAACGACGAACTTAAAGCGGCGATTCTTGATAAAGCGATGACGGCCCCCAAGGCTCAGCTTTACGTCAAGGATTTTTACGCCTGTGATCCTGATGCCAAACCGCGGGCGGTAAAAAATGCCGCCAACGATCTGGTCAAGGAAGGTAAGATGGTTTTCTGGTCAAGCGGCAGTACAACCATGTACTGTGCGAAAGGACGCGCCAAAGACGAAGAGGCGCGTGACGCAGCAGAAGAAAGTAAGTAA
- the dsrB gene encoding dissimilatory-type sulfite reductase subunit beta yields the protein MGYDPENPMKDRITDIGPPHFEQFFPPVVKNNYGKWLYHEITQPGVLMHKSESGDECWTVRVASARLISVEHIREICDIADAHCDGYFRFTTRNNIEFMVDSKAKVEPLLKDLASRGNKFPVGGTGAGVTNIVHTQGWMHCHTPATDASGVVKAVMDEVFDYFTSMTLPAQVRIALACCLNMCGAVHASDIAILGVHRKPPMIDHDAITGLCEIPLAVAACPLGAIKPSKETNSAGEEVKSVAVKNERCMFCGNCYTMCPAMPLADPEGDGIAILVGGKVSNSRSMPKFSKLVIPFLPNTPPRWPETVAAIKNILEVYAKNARKYERLGEWAERIGWEKFFEVTGIPFTIKSVDDYRLAYDTWRTTTQFKFTSHIK from the coding sequence ATGGGTTACGATCCGGAAAATCCGATGAAAGACAGGATAACTGACATCGGTCCCCCTCATTTTGAGCAGTTTTTCCCGCCGGTTGTTAAGAATAATTATGGCAAATGGCTCTATCACGAGATCACCCAGCCCGGCGTTCTGATGCACAAATCCGAGTCCGGGGACGAATGCTGGACCGTCAGGGTTGCTTCAGCCCGTCTGATCAGTGTTGAGCATATCCGTGAGATCTGTGATATCGCGGATGCACACTGTGACGGTTATTTCCGTTTCACAACCAGGAACAATATTGAGTTCATGGTTGACTCCAAAGCCAAGGTTGAGCCGCTGTTGAAGGATCTGGCCAGCCGTGGCAACAAGTTCCCGGTCGGCGGCACCGGAGCTGGTGTTACCAATATCGTACACACCCAGGGCTGGATGCATTGTCATACCCCTGCAACTGACGCTTCCGGTGTTGTTAAGGCGGTTATGGATGAGGTGTTTGATTACTTCACCAGCATGACTCTGCCTGCCCAGGTACGTATCGCTTTGGCGTGCTGCCTCAATATGTGTGGTGCGGTTCATGCTTCCGACATCGCGATCCTTGGTGTGCATCGTAAACCGCCGATGATTGATCATGATGCCATTACCGGTCTCTGTGAGATCCCGCTTGCCGTAGCCGCATGTCCTCTTGGTGCTATTAAGCCTTCCAAAGAGACCAACAGCGCCGGTGAGGAAGTTAAATCGGTAGCAGTTAAAAATGAGCGCTGCATGTTCTGCGGTAACTGTTACACCATGTGTCCGGCTATGCCTCTGGCAGACCCGGAAGGTGACGGTATTGCGATTCTGGTCGGCGGCAAAGTCTCCAACTCCAGGTCAATGCCTAAATTCTCCAAGCTTGTTATTCCGTTCCTGCCCAATACTCCGCCCCGCTGGCCCGAGACCGTGGCAGCGATCAAGAATATTCTTGAGGTCTATGCCAAGAATGCCCGTAAGTACGAGCGTCTGGGTGAGTGGGCTGAGAGGATTGGCTGGGAGAAATTCTTTGAAGTAACCGGGATTCCGTTTACCATTAAGTCAGTTGATGATTACCGGCTGGCTTACGATACCTGGAGAACCACCACTCAGTTCAAGTTCACCAGCCATATCAAATAA
- the dsrA gene encoding dissimilatory-type sulfite reductase subunit alpha codes for MPKHDTPMLDELEKGPWPSFVSDLKRQAEKTPQCWDILGQMELSFKDRVTHWKHGGIVGVFGYGGGIVGRYSDVAKQFPGVAHFHTVRLNQPSSKFYKSDLMRRLCDLWEKRGSGMTNMHGSTGDLVLLGTTTDQLEPLFWDLTHDLNWDLGGSGSNLRTPSCCLGRARCEFACMDTQALCYHLTMHYQDEIHRPAFPYKFKFKFSGCPNDCVAAIARSDFAVIGTWRDDIRIDQAAVKGYINGEFASNGGAHSGRDWGKFNIKKEVIDLCPTGCMWMEGDTLKIDNGECTRCMHCINVMPRALRPGKDQGATICVGAKAPILDGAQFATMTVPFIKVDPENEFEEVVEVIEKVWDWWMEVGKNRERVGETIMRVGLPTFLKVMEVDIVPQHVKEPRSNPYVFWGEDEVEGGWERDVKEFRKRHAQ; via the coding sequence ATGCCGAAGCATGACACTCCCATGTTGGATGAGCTCGAGAAAGGTCCTTGGCCGAGTTTTGTCAGTGACCTGAAGAGACAGGCTGAGAAAACCCCGCAGTGCTGGGATATTCTCGGTCAGATGGAACTGTCTTTCAAAGACAGGGTTACGCACTGGAAACACGGCGGTATCGTCGGTGTTTTCGGTTATGGTGGTGGTATCGTTGGTCGTTATTCCGACGTTGCCAAGCAGTTCCCCGGTGTGGCCCATTTCCATACCGTACGTCTGAACCAGCCTTCAAGTAAGTTCTACAAATCAGACCTGATGCGCAGATTGTGCGACCTTTGGGAAAAACGTGGTTCCGGTATGACCAATATGCACGGTTCCACCGGTGACCTGGTTCTTCTTGGTACCACGACCGACCAGCTTGAGCCTCTGTTCTGGGACCTGACCCATGATCTGAACTGGGATCTTGGTGGTTCCGGTTCCAACCTGCGTACCCCGTCGTGCTGTCTTGGCAGGGCCCGTTGCGAGTTTGCCTGCATGGATACCCAGGCTCTCTGTTACCATCTGACCATGCATTATCAGGATGAGATTCATCGCCCTGCTTTCCCCTACAAGTTCAAATTCAAATTCTCCGGATGCCCGAATGACTGTGTTGCGGCTATTGCCCGTTCCGACTTTGCTGTTATCGGTACCTGGAGAGACGATATCCGGATCGACCAGGCAGCTGTAAAAGGCTACATCAATGGCGAATTCGCTTCCAACGGTGGTGCGCATTCCGGACGTGACTGGGGTAAGTTCAATATCAAGAAGGAAGTCATCGACCTCTGTCCGACCGGATGTATGTGGATGGAAGGTGACACGCTGAAAATTGACAATGGCGAATGTACACGCTGCATGCACTGTATCAACGTTATGCCTCGTGCGCTTCGTCCTGGTAAAGACCAGGGTGCGACCATCTGCGTAGGCGCCAAGGCCCCGATCCTTGACGGCGCCCAGTTTGCCACCATGACCGTTCCTTTTATCAAGGTTGATCCCGAGAACGAGTTCGAGGAAGTTGTTGAAGTTATCGAGAAAGTCTGGGATTGGTGGATGGAAGTCGGCAAGAATCGTGAGCGTGTTGGTGAGACCATCATGCGAGTCGGTCTGCCCACCTTCCTGAAGGTTATGGAAGTTGATATTGTCCCGCAGCATGTGAAAGAGCCGCGATCAAACCCATACGTATTCTGGGGTGAGGATGAAGTCGAAGGCGGATGGGAACGTGATGTCAAGGAATTCCGTAAACGTCACGCTCAGTGA